One Sulfurihydrogenibium sp. genomic window carries:
- a CDS encoding HAMP domain-containing sensor histidine kinase, whose amino-acid sequence MDIELNKFHLDEFQTVRIKITILLTFIISLITVILSYSIYLSYENQKLVEIEDDIKLKLIQVIDAIDKDISQIFKLSMEEDTFICLYNLTDYQKLCINNLNNFYIEKKSINPKNIKIFEGKNQSGSLILYGYRYKSQKEYFIVIGKDESYLKNDLEKLKKSIFYSIGLVIMLSGFLAYSVSGRLLEPIKKNKENLENVLNIISHDLRTPITIIKTNFYLMKAKNFQNIENNINQIEKNINYIQNILTNIEALKSVDKKEIEEININHLVKDVLVKFENKIQEKNLRIVFSEKDQINTNANYVDMEVCFSNLIENAIKYNEKNGIIEVEFDKSKIKIKNTGKSINKPEKIFERFYREDSAGTIEGLGLGLSIVKKICEKYGFKISYSFRDNMNNFIIKFR is encoded by the coding sequence TTGGATATAGAATTGAATAAATTCCATTTAGACGAATTCCAAACTGTCAGAATAAAGATAACTATTTTACTTACCTTTATTATATCCTTGATTACAGTTATTCTTTCATACTCTATATATCTTTCTTACGAAAATCAAAAATTAGTTGAGATTGAAGATGATATTAAGCTAAAACTAATTCAAGTTATTGATGCTATCGATAAAGATATTTCTCAAATATTTAAATTATCTATGGAAGAAGATACTTTTATTTGTCTATACAATTTGACAGACTATCAAAAACTTTGCATAAATAACTTAAATAACTTTTACATAGAAAAAAAATCAATAAATCCAAAAAACATTAAAATTTTTGAAGGAAAGAATCAATCTGGAAGTTTGATTTTGTATGGTTATAGATACAAATCTCAAAAAGAATATTTCATAGTAATTGGCAAAGATGAAAGTTATCTTAAAAATGATTTAGAAAAGCTAAAAAAATCGATTTTTTATTCAATCGGCCTTGTAATAATGTTATCAGGCTTTTTAGCTTACTCAGTCTCAGGAAGACTTTTAGAACCAATCAAGAAAAACAAAGAAAATCTTGAAAATGTTTTGAATATAATCTCTCATGATTTAAGAACGCCAATAACTATTATCAAAACTAATTTTTATTTAATGAAAGCTAAAAATTTTCAAAATATTGAAAATAACATAAATCAGATAGAAAAAAATATTAATTATATTCAAAATATACTAACAAATATAGAAGCTTTAAAATCTGTTGATAAAAAAGAGATTGAGGAAATTAATATAAACCATCTCGTAAAAGATGTTTTAGTTAAGTTTGAAAATAAGATTCAAGAAAAAAATTTAAGGATAGTATTTTCAGAAAAAGATCAAATAAACACAAATGCCAATTACGTAGATATGGAAGTATGTTTTTCTAACTTAATCGAAAATGCGATAAAGTATAACGAAAAAAATGGAATAATAGAGGTCGAATTTGATAAATCAAAAATTAAGATCAAAAATACAGGGAAATCTATAAACAAACCTGAAAAAATATTTGAAAGATTTTACAGAGAAGACAGTGCTGGAACCATAGAAGGACTCGGTTTAGGATTATCTATAGTTAAAAAAATATGTGAAAAGTATGGTTTTAAAATAAGTTATAGCTTTAGAGATAATATGAATAATTTCATAATCAAGTTTCGATAA
- a CDS encoding sensor domain-containing diguanylate cyclase — MEFKFSEDKIDIIFGRLLTYAEKNFKSAICKETFLKIKYLIKDVLENKNKISQLQELGFDLANLGIIFNEAISIFDFLRKNFIAHLPNTIDLREAKRIERLFEEMENELSLGYLKDEISLLKSRLDFMEEYIVTKELHPLLAEPFRHHIRYFKNFLVSIEENKVFNNISHENCDFGIWLKERGKDYISEVNLMKDLKHLHKDFHNLIEIAESYKKNKKFKDLYFMILNIQNIVIWIGNEFLYLNTKFIKLEMSIDPLTGAFNRRSFEAIIQKLLEISQITDAPITLAIADLDYFKKINDTFGHLAGDEALKHFVNIIKRNLRKSDYVFRIGGEEFLILLPNTELKDAAEIVERIRKDLEENPLHYDGKEIKLTASFGLAEVDKNKHINEIIKEADEKLYKAKELGRNKVVV; from the coding sequence ATGGAATTTAAATTTTCAGAAGATAAGATCGATATTATTTTTGGTAGACTTTTAACATATGCAGAGAAAAATTTTAAATCTGCAATATGTAAAGAAACATTTTTAAAAATCAAATACTTAATAAAAGATGTATTAGAAAATAAGAATAAAATTTCCCAACTTCAGGAATTAGGTTTTGACCTTGCTAACTTAGGAATTATTTTTAATGAAGCTATATCAATTTTTGATTTTTTGAGAAAAAACTTTATAGCACACCTACCAAACACTATAGATTTAAGAGAGGCAAAAAGAATAGAAAGACTATTCGAAGAAATGGAAAATGAACTATCCTTGGGATATTTAAAAGATGAAATATCCTTATTAAAGAGCAGATTAGACTTTATGGAAGAGTACATAGTAACCAAAGAACTTCATCCACTTCTTGCAGAACCATTTAGGCACCATATTCGCTATTTTAAGAATTTTTTAGTATCAATAGAAGAAAACAAAGTATTTAACAATATTTCACATGAAAACTGCGATTTTGGTATATGGCTTAAAGAAAGAGGAAAAGATTATATTAGTGAAGTAAATCTTATGAAAGATTTAAAACACCTGCATAAAGATTTTCATAATCTAATTGAAATTGCAGAAAGTTATAAGAAAAACAAAAAATTTAAGGACCTTTACTTTATGATTCTAAATATTCAAAATATAGTAATTTGGATAGGAAACGAATTTTTGTACTTAAACACAAAATTCATAAAATTAGAAATGTCGATAGACCCTTTAACGGGAGCCTTTAATAGAAGAAGTTTTGAAGCAATTATTCAAAAACTTTTAGAAATTTCCCAAATAACCGATGCTCCCATTACACTTGCCATAGCTGATTTGGATTACTTTAAAAAAATTAATGATACTTTTGGTCATCTTGCTGGAGATGAAGCTTTAAAACATTTTGTAAATATTATAAAAAGAAATTTAAGAAAATCTGATTATGTATTTAGAATCGGCGGAGAAGAATTTTTAATTTTACTTCCAAATACAGAGTTAAAAGATGCTGCAGAAATTGTAGAAAGAATTAGGAAAGACCTTGAAGAAAACCCGCTACATTACGATGGTAAGGAAATAAAATTAACTGCAAGCTTTGGCTTAGCTGAGGTAGATAAAAATAAGCATATTAATGAAATAATAAAAGAAGCAGATGAAAAACTATACAAAGCAAAAGAGCTAGGAAGAAATAAAGTGGTAGTTTAA
- a CDS encoding HDOD domain-containing protein, translating to MENIYLCKAPIFDKSQNLVAYEIKYDYENEDFHQTVKKLYSLISDIDVVSILSGKEAFIKVTSDILIFTEFLNLIPKEIFTITIDYTNLKSKNVQEKVKEYKNDGYRFAIDLNSLEDSDIDFLISFSGLFNFVFIDVSALSDEKINLIHNLRQLPFTMIANNVDSFYDFNKAKDLGFELFEGEFFKEPEKLESDTDIFNKLDTLKIIKYVHEEDDLNEIAEAIKANPEISVALLKYVNSSFFYLRNPITSVNRAVTYLGKKNLINWLMLISMMSVSNKDTDREVVKAALFRGKFMELLSKEMNNDINIAETAFLFGILSFAERIFKAPLSIILRHLNLSEELEKDIKEGRGYFGELLSLAIAVEKNDKNKIKEYVNKLNIPKDRIADITIQSYEWVESFAKLI from the coding sequence ATGGAAAACATATACTTATGTAAAGCTCCCATATTTGATAAAAGTCAAAATTTAGTTGCATATGAAATAAAGTATGATTATGAAAATGAGGATTTTCACCAAACGGTTAAAAAATTATATTCGTTAATCTCGGATATAGATGTTGTATCAATTTTGTCCGGAAAAGAGGCCTTTATAAAAGTAACTTCAGATATCTTAATATTTACAGAGTTTTTAAATTTAATACCAAAAGAGATATTTACTATTACGATTGATTATACAAATCTTAAATCCAAAAATGTTCAAGAAAAAGTTAAAGAATACAAAAATGATGGATATAGATTTGCAATAGATTTAAATAGTTTAGAAGATAGTGATATTGATTTTTTAATATCTTTTTCAGGTTTGTTTAACTTTGTATTTATTGATGTTTCTGCCCTATCTGATGAAAAAATAAATCTAATTCATAATTTACGTCAACTTCCATTTACAATGATAGCCAATAATGTAGATAGTTTTTATGATTTTAATAAAGCAAAAGACCTTGGATTTGAACTATTTGAAGGAGAGTTTTTTAAAGAACCGGAAAAATTAGAGTCGGATACTGATATTTTTAACAAATTAGATACTTTAAAAATAATTAAGTATGTTCATGAAGAAGATGATTTAAATGAAATTGCAGAAGCAATTAAAGCTAATCCTGAAATAAGTGTAGCATTATTGAAATATGTAAACTCTTCATTTTTTTATCTAAGAAACCCTATAACATCAGTCAATAGAGCAGTTACATATTTGGGAAAGAAAAACCTTATAAATTGGTTAATGTTAATATCTATGATGTCAGTATCTAATAAAGATACAGATAGGGAGGTAGTAAAAGCTGCACTTTTCAGAGGAAAATTTATGGAATTATTAAGTAAAGAAATGAATAATGATATAAACATAGCTGAAACAGCGTTTTTATTTGGAATTTTATCCTTTGCAGAAAGAATCTTCAAAGCTCCGCTTTCGATAATTCTAAGACATCTAAATTTAAGCGAGGAGTTAGAAAAAGATATAAAGGAAGGAAGAGGGTATTTTGGAGAATTATTGTCTTTAGCAATAGCTGTAGAAAAGAATGATAAAAATAAAATTAAAGAATATGTTAATAAACTTAATATTCCAAAGGATAGAATAGCTGACATTACGATACAAAGCTACGAATGGGTAGAAAGTTTTGCAAAGTTAATTTAG